caggaatttttttgttttccccTTAGTTCCAAATTCTGAGAGAACATATTCTCTTTGTTTCAGAGGGAAATTCTGAACTATTTTCATAATTGGTAGGCATCTATTTAAAATACGCCTTCAGAAATTAAATGATTGTAAAAACACTCTCACTTTTATGCATAACTTTCCATAGAAAAAGTAAGGAATCTACAAATACATATACTAAAAACTGTGCCACAAGATATCACAGCTGTGAAAACACTTTTCAATTTAGAGTAAGCTCATATATATGTTGGGGAATCTTTCAAACTGGCGCCGCATGCTGTACAGTTCTCACAGTCTTTTTTATTCACTAGAGTACACTGGGGACACTCCCTCCCTCCACTCACTAATGGGGTCACTTCAGGTCCTGGGTGTTTGCTGCGACCACACATATCGCATATGCTTTTGTCAGGAGCATTGTAAAACGTGCATGAACTGCACGACCATTTTTTACTACCTTTGACATCTTTCTGCCCTGAGAGAGGTTTGCCATTTTTTAGATCAGTTGCACCACCCACTGGGATAGAGGGTTGTGCAGGTGGTTCCATTACAGAGCTGTTGGTGGAGTAGCTTTTCTTCAGAACAGGTTTCGAAGACAGCATGCCATCAGTGGAATCTGTCCCCACCATCCCCTTTTGGGATCTAGACTTTGAAGGAAGGGTGGAGGAGGACACTGACCCATTCATCTGAAGATCACACATGGGAATTAAGCTCTGCCCAGCCACGTTATTAAAGGAACTGTTAACTTCACCGTCATATGAGGGTACATTGTCATAATAACTTCCCCTCTTATTCTGTTGTGACTTACTTCCTGAAGTAGATCTAAGCACAACATCACTACTAGAAGGATTTGTGTTAGTTTGAAAGGAGTATGTTGAAGTGATGGGGAAGTGCCTGGTTTTCATGGGAGGATTGGGCGGTGTATCTAccgtcatttttaaaaatgaagagcaCAGTTCATTAGGGTCATCCATATGATTAGATTCTGCTCTAGTAGACGATCTTCGAGTGGATTCAAAATCGCTTCCACTACATTCTTTAGGAAGTTGGTACTTATGGGGCATCATAGGCACCTGATGCCCACAACACATTTGGCATTGACATAGCCTAGGACCAATAGCATAATTGTGAGGTAATGGGTAAGCAGGTAATCCTAAAGGCATTATAGGATGGGGTGGATACATATGCCCATACTGAGTTGAATAGGTTTCTTTTACATTTGGCACTCCACTATTGTAACCAGTTCTATGACTATCATTCACATATGAAGAATCTCGAACAGTATGATAGGATGGTTGTAATAAGTCCCATGAATCCTTCCAACTATCAGGGGTAGATTCAGAATTAATGAATCTAGTTGCTGTATCTGCATTattacatttacttaaaaaattataattagattgaTGCGTATGGTCATCTAAGCAATGATTCAGATAGGTATCCATTtcatcagattttgaaataaagctaCGAGTTGGATAGTCCTCAATCTGAGATGAAACTCCTTCACTCCAAGATGGTAATTTTGAGTGAGTGAGCTGCGAAGTTGTGTGTGACTTAGATTGGTATGCTCCCCCAGAATGCAGGGCCAAAGAACTGCTGCTGTATGCTGGATAAGTATTAGTACTAGGCCATGTATTAGATACATCAACAAGAATGCCTGTCTTTTGATAACTAGTATCTGTTTCAGATTTTAGAAATACTTTGTCATCTAAGTAGGAGTTGTTCTCTTGTTCTCTAAACCATCTATCCTGTTTTTCTTGCTCTGCAGCATTTCTTTTCAGTTGGTGTAGAATTCGAACAGCCTCGTCAATGCCACAGGTGTAGTCTTGCCGAATTTGGCTGATTTCAAACCAAGAACATTTGAAAGACTTCACTCTTTCGCATATTTGAACCATAATCTAACAAAAAAGGTAAATGTTTAGATATGCAATGGATTCAAATGTGTATTTGTCTACTGTAAGCAACTACTAGCAATAAGAAAATGCATATAAGCCATATATTATGtggtaaatataaatgaaataaaatgaaattcaataacttAAAGAATAGTGTAAATTACCATTCATTGGGAAGAAGAGATAGGGCAATTTAACAGTAAATGCAGTATGGggccaaatgaaaatattttcatagttgattaaaaaatctcaaaaaataatttgtttcaatatttactACCATCTACCAAGCTCGAACGACAACCAAATATTAAAGACCAATACTCGCTCTGATTTTCAATTATCATCTGGATTTCTTCCTACTCTGAGGTCATGTGATCAGTTAGATCCATGTTGAGGAATGGCTTTGTAGAttagatatttaatgaatttaaatttaagcatgaaatacaaaatattctatattcttaCTTTTACatgattttgccatttttttatcaacaaaaattctGAAAGCTAGAAGTATAAACATTTCCATTGAATatataacaaaatgtattttagatttaaaaataatgactttttgtTTAGTtcatccaataaataaatttgcaatttaaattaataaattgaatcacAGTTTTGATGAGATTTAGGCCTTTAGTCGGTTTATTATGCTTAGctgtttaattatgtttttttttttttttttccagcaagGCATACAATGAGTTTTAGAAACAAAtagaaatttcctttcatttcagcatttttaacaattttggctgaaatttctttcaatgcaAATTTGCAACTAGTCTTTGCATCTAGTTTATAAAAAGAGTGATATTCATTACTACTTTCATGACATGTTGAAGttcagaatttttcattatagACATCCTCTATGATCAGTTAAGAGTAATGAATGAAGAGCTTAACAATGCAGATTCAGATCAGAAATGAATTATGATGGaaaaatggtatttataaatattaaaagaaaaggtgTAACATAACCATGTAATGGCTCTCATGCAATAAGCTCTGTAACTAACTCAATTTAGGGAAACTATTAACAAATCATGAGCAAAATGCTAGGAAAATTTTCTCCCGTAATaagctttgatttttaaaaaatcttacttaGAAATAGAAACAAGAGGAAACATTAAAGTGAAATTAAGATTGAcctaattatcataaaattacttCCATGGAAAATAATACATGAAACAAAAAAGACTAgtgcatgaaaaattattatactacatatatgcatgcttttttaaaatattttaattattatcttttcctTTGTCTAGGCATCTTTACAGATATAACTTAAAGTTGATGTTTTCGCCAcagcaaataaaatacaattacataaatttttttagaaataattgtaatatgaATAAATACTTAGCAATTGAATCTGTTCTTATGTATCatactattcaaaataaaatttgtccttCTCCTTTGGAGCTGACAAAAGTACAAGTCTTTTTTACAGGTTTAAGTTACACTTGAAGTCTCACATGCTTAGTGTGATATATTTtccagaaaaggaaaaaaaatcaataaagaaataaaattttctcaccTGACATTCAACATAAGCAATAAGACAATCTAAAGCAACTCTAGCAACTTTATCTGGATCCACAGGCTCATCCAGGTACAAAACTCCATCATCTGAAAATTGATAACCCAAGAGACAAAGCATAGAGCTTCCACCAAAGAGTTGACTTTCCACAGAATGCTTATAAAATCCACTGTAGAGCTGAAAAAGGAGTAAAATAAGAGCTTTCTTAATCTCACGCTTATCTAAAAGTAATCATTTGGAGTATATATTATGAGTTATTTCCTGCAGAATAAATTCTATAATACAATTATAGAAggtagcaaaaatatataatgcatacataagtacaaaataattttcatttgcatcAGCTTCTAGTTtagtctaatttttttaactgcaataatcaaaataaacaaaaataactttgattaaaatatttgattataaattgtaGAATTCagattaaatcaatattaattttcattttatgttagtTACAGCTTAATTTCATTGcctactttatatatatttagttcaaGAAAAATTTGAGGAGCAGCAATATACAAaaatcagcaataaaaataatcacagAATGGAATAACTTAAAACTTACACGGATTACAAcaaaagcttttaatatttttgaaatacttgcATTTTTTTCAAGTTAATGACAAAAATAAGCTTTGATTACATGATTTAGTACAGAATGCTCCTAATTAATTGCAACTTATTAGTTCTCTATCAAAAACAGGATTATTAGCAGGATTTTGCAAACAGTTGTTTTtgtgggggaaaaaattaatacttaaacaattgggttttttaaatatcaatttttaaaaagtacagtacactcccgattatccgcggaattgggtggcgcggccaccgcggataacaaaaatcgcggataatccgaaaaaagctaaaaacgggtatagcaaaagagaaaacagtcattccaactttgaaaaatcgttttatgtacaataaaacgtaaaataaacagcaggaaatgtttaactaacgcttcatattttagtatatctctcaaaactaacctaaaatgcgttttgttaattaaaacaggaaagtgctttgtacttacgagaggcatcaaggatacacagaaaaattaatacatatgtactgttttaatactgtaatgtattatgtaattacaaaagcataactgtaaaactacgcctttttgaagaaatcagttatTTGTGTTTActtcttgctttggaaacattttcactttgcttggaagcaaataaaaaacttagtgcggcaggcgcggataacccgcccgcggataatcgggagtctactgtatgtttattattttaatgagtgTCTTGTGCCACATTTAACCAAGACTTAGTGCAAACGAATTACCAACAAcagtgaattaaaattatttttagttgaacTTCCTTTCCAATAATTGCTCtgattaataattactttatagaGAAAGGAGGGATGTTGAACAATGACTTCTAGCATAACGTTTGCATGAATAGCGCTTGGTTGTTCTTAATCTCATAGCACACATGTGCTACTTTCTCCTTTATGTCTTCCCCCCCCCCAcgatatttgcaatttttacactcagatatttacttttaagcatactcttttgaaataattaactattccattatttcaaaacattactacaGAAGTATAATAGAAAAAGTATTCTTATGTAAGAAGTACTTTTGGAAACCACATTAATTCACCcaagttgtaaaatttttattatacaaaattaatttacaaaattccagtttttattttttaatgtgttataaTGCAAGCTAAACAAGAAACTGAATTCAAAGTACATTTTATCAACAATAGATGCTGTATAGTTAGTTGTACAACTCTTTATacctattataatttttagtagttAATTGAAGATGAGACAATCACCTAAAAATccacttatttattatattatattatatatctatctTCTCTGTTTAATCTGTTTTTATGCAGGTTTCAAATATCCATAACTATCCatctaaaattacataattttatacagaaaaaaaaaatagaaatgtaactAGCTAATATATCTGTGCCTACATTTATTTATCCtctatatatgcataaaaaaacaaaatacataaaattgtcaattttttgaattcttatattcatTCCTTTAGGATGTTTTAAAACCCTTGAACTATTCAAAGGACACTCTTAGTTTCATTAAGTCATGacatacagtgggtaaaaaaagtattggcaattgccttaatttattcatattgacaaataaataaaatgttatgcaattttagctgtcgtaattaaatacaagacatcttagatatataaaaaatagtaagacttctattttaatttgcattttctacgattttttctttcaaaatcaaaaatttgcatgtcaaaaaaatattggcaaagttttaactgctatgtaaattttgttacattgaagtcACGTGTTTCGACTGATAAGAAACTCTACCGGTATAATGTCTGTAAAACTACTCCAAAAGtgtctatgcattattttgcgattactgccgtaaaatgacttcgaaatcgaaggagttggacgttagtgttaaaaatatgattattaggctcagaaatgaaggtttaactTCGTGTTATAGGAGTGCCgttgaatataagtttatttactgtcagaagtgttgtaaaaaagttcaaggaaacaggatcaacggaaaataagactagaagtggacgaactcgaatattttctacaagaaaaaaACGTGCCATTATTAACAAGGTTAAGAAAAACCCTAAAATAAGTGCACCCCAGATAGCAAGAGATGTTGCTTCCACTTCGGAAAAGACTTTCAGCGTACAGACTGTACGGAATGTTTTACACGAGAGACGTCATTATGGAAGGGCAGCTAGAAAGGGCAGCCTTCATCTCgcaaataaataggagaaagattttagatttcgcaaaatcccacttgatttatccgaagagttttggaacacagttattttttccgacgaatcaaagtttaacattttcggcagtgatggacgacgatatgtgtggaggaggccaaatactgaattcgaagagcaacatttaactgctactgtaaaacatggtggaggtaGAGTCTTAGTTTGAGGCTGTATGGCAGCTAATGGAGTTGGCAACCTgtattttattgatggtattatgacagcacgtacatacattgacattttgcgccataacttaaaaatcagtgcccaaaatcttggcttgggaacatcattcgtttttcaacaagacaatgaCCTCAAGCATACAGCGAATCTCACCCATGAATGGCTACTCTACAATGCTCCTCGCCAGTTAAAAACCCCACCTCAATCGCCTGacatcaatccaattgaaaatttatggcacTTGCTGAATCTAGaaatcaggaaacataaaatttcaagtaaagacgacctcaaacgtttactcctgcaagagtggcacaaaattcccaacaatacaacaaagaccttagtttcctctatgagaaatagattacaagctgttataaatgcagaaggtatgcatacaaagtactaaacatatactaattttgttttcgctcataattttgtcaatttcaaaattttgccaatactttttttatcaggtaaattttgtattttctattagattttgattaaaaaaatatttaaatgaaaatttcgttatatttgtttgtcttttctcctgtaatcgctatgttaaaataaaatttgtaaacatactttgttagcaaatatgatcatttataggcaattgctaatactttttttatccactgtataTATGCAAAacttgattttatttcctattcttgaataaaaaaacattgactGATAGTAGGAGAAATACAAAATCTCTAGGTTGTTACTAGAAATTTTAGCAggttaaaatgcaaaatttactcTATTTTACGAGAAGGCAACATAAAAAGTTGTTTGGgctgaaatatttaatacttgaTGTTTAACATAGATATCTTAATAATAACcactattaaaaatagaattccaaTATGCCCAAATAAATAATCGTCATGAAGCAAGATGCAatatataccccccccccccggttggtttatttatttgtgggaatattttgatttcatgcaGATTTTGTAACCTGCATTCATACCCACTTTTCTTAAGGGGACATAACTTTTAATGCTTTATCtaatatccatatatatatatatatatatatatataaccaaaaatataagcattaagcaattaaaacctattattgaaacaatcaaaatataaaattatttcggaatccaACTAAAAAAAGACCAGgaaaagcaccattgtatttagagagcacaaatgcagctactactaaaacacagacgAATCGAGACAATCAGTAATAAAAACcacattaaaaaggaaaaaggtatcaaaattaaaccaaataaaataaaataagtatatatatatatatatatacttattttatttacttacttataCTATACTTACTTCATTTAACCattaatgtcatatatatatatatatatatatatatatatatatatatatatatatatgtgtgtgcaataatatataataattcaataaaagctGACAAActtatcagtaaaataaaatcttaacaaTTGGACTCAAACTATAAAATGGCCATAAAAAAGACATACGATTTGCCAAATGGGGCATTCAAGAtttgaaagtgttaaaatatgatacaaaatttagttaaattgtaaaatagttttaaaaaatactatttaacagTAAATATCTGaatttgcatattgaaatatataaagaaataaaaatcaaaaatgtttgaagaaagaAGTTAAAGTTAACACTAGCAAAAACTTGCAAGTGACCAAAgtaattaaacagtaaaatagacttaatatttcaatggaaaaaagGTACTGTgctaaaattaaatctgaaatactaatgtttttaattttaaaaaggcaaaaaactTTTTGTGCAACAATATGATAtgtttaatttaagttttaattgcaaaaaaaaaaaaaaaaaatcgtatatgggtaagcattttctatttcagccataatcattttctaaataagCAACTGAACATATGTAAATAGAAAACAAGTTGACCGACAAGTTAAAAACTGATGAATGTATTAAATCTTCTGTAGATAACTTTCTTTTGAAATGCTTTAAAGTCACAATAATTGTCCTCCAAAAGTTCTGGTCTACAGACCCAAACTTGCTGCTTTGTCTTTACCTCTTACAAGTTTATGAGTTGCATTAAATggaaacattcatttattatacttgtgattaaaaacaataattcacaaattataaacaatttcgtttttaatctaaaattgtaGTATGCATTTAGTCTATTTTTagatgtaatgaaatatttaaaaataataaccttgaaacacatttaaagaaatattgaaaaatatagaaaagaaacatTTGTGACATTTAAACATTCAATTTCTTATGACAATggtaaatgcaaattaaaaattttacatttaaaagaaaatattgaagtgTAGATTAGTCATGGatgtatgttttattttgctatatacaAAAccaggggaaaaaattaaaaatgatttacaacacacacacacacatttttacaaaaacttaataaggtaataaaaaaataaatatttaaagaaattcatccTGAAGTagtgtaaagaaataaaataaatcaacaagTAATCTATTGAATGAAAAGAGTTTAACATTAATAGTAACAACATTTCAGTAAATACATCAATTTCAATCAATGTTTTATTTAGTTACACTAACATCCTGCTTTAACCCATatagagaaattaatttaaaacatacatgtcaacaaatttattttaaattatgattaaaatacaaacattacaatagttctgaaataaaataaaatttttaaaaatgtttctgttaaagaaaaagaattaagaaatttgggaaaaaaaaaaatgtttatatactcTTTTATAGGTAAAGATTTTTAAACgatagtaaaacattaaaaaaaataaagattattttcaattttctacaactacttcgaaaataaattatCCCCCCCCACATCCCAAAtctgactaataaaaaaaaaaaaaaaagagagagagaatgttTTAGCCACAAAAGTGAAAATGTGCCCGTCTTAATGAGGatgttattaaaacaaaaaaagcacataataattttagtttgggctagtaatttttaattatagtcaGATGATGAGAACAGTTCCAGAACAAGTACTCTTTCTACACATTTTAGCACCTCtgcaataaaaagatatttaaacatgAATCTGAGATTACGTAACGAAGGCTACATACACCACAGATATGTGgtagaatcatttttaaattgcttattgAAGCAGGAATCTTATTACCAGCTGCATGAAACAACAGAGCTTATTCTAAATAGCTAAATCAAACagagaacaaaaaatttaattaaaaaacaaatttgcaaCAGAAATCAGCTTTTAAGTAATTCCATTGTTTgcttaattcaatttatattttaaaagtcaaatttaaaCTGCATGCTCTTTGGCACTATTAAATTCACTTctgattaaatttcatcaaaatccgaaattattttatcattatatttcagaaaaattctaatttccagAGCCACACAatgttttacagaaaattataatttggggggggggatagtTTTCAGATTTAATACTAACTCgttccaaaattaaaatgagattaaaataattagttaactTTTAGATAAAGTTCTCGAAAATgctaatgaaaacattttaatttaaattttacattaatactattcgatatttttcattgaattaggAAATAGATAAGAAAGCAATGCTTTTTATAAGTAAGTATCAGACATCAGACCTTAAGCAACACCACAaggtttttcaataatttatagatcaattcaataattataagaTCTTGAAAATTTCCAAGTTAAATACAAAGTCGTTCATTTACAGCTCTGCCTAcagaaaatatccaaaaataagaAATCCTAAC
The Argiope bruennichi chromosome 6, qqArgBrue1.1, whole genome shotgun sequence DNA segment above includes these coding regions:
- the LOC129971498 gene encoding uncharacterized protein LOC129971498, which gives rise to MKMTFQAHDGLSARSEELHRHILRSHLAYLNQEETPAKLQHRHNLENLISEFLSIVPHSSKFTFFEVAKVLIDSIENNRNFSAYKAGSAFEALEKYATNLISHPWRKEYKTIKLYSGFYKHSVESQLFGGSSMLCLLGYQFSDDGVLYLDEPVDPDKVARVALDCLIAYVECQIMVQICERVKSFKCSWFEISQIRQDYTCGIDEAVRILHQLKRNAAEQEKQDRWFREQENNSYLDDKVFLKSETDTSYQKTGILVDVSNTWPSTNTYPAYSSSSLALHSGGAYQSKSHTTSQLTHSKLPSWSEGVSSQIEDYPTRSFISKSDEMDTYLNHCLDDHTHQSNYNFLSKCNNADTATRFINSESTPDSWKDSWDLLQPSYHTVRDSSYVNDSHRTGYNSGVPNVKETYSTQYGHMYPPHPIMPLGLPAYPLPHNYAIGPRLCQCQMCCGHQVPMMPHKYQLPKECSGSDFESTRRSSTRAESNHMDDPNELCSSFLKMTVDTPPNPPMKTRHFPITSTYSFQTNTNPSSSDVVLRSTSGSKSQQNKRGSYYDNVPSYDGEVNSSFNNVAGQSLIPMCDLQMNGSVSSSTLPSKSRSQKGMVGTDSTDGMLSSKPVLKKSYSTNSSVMEPPAQPSIPVGGATDLKNGKPLSGQKDVKGSKKWSCSSCTFYNAPDKSICDMCGRSKHPGPEVTPLVSGGRECPQCTLVNKKDCENCTACGASLKDSPTYI